Proteins co-encoded in one Callospermophilus lateralis isolate mCalLat2 chromosome 2, mCalLat2.hap1, whole genome shotgun sequence genomic window:
- the LOC143391897 gene encoding pepsin F-like, with product MKGLGVLGLVALSECLVTIPLMKIKSMRENLQENNVLDDYLEKYPYSLAYKFLDNLPDPGVAYEPMRNYLDVSYVGIVSIGTPPQDFKVVLDTGSADLWVPSVYCRSGACSDHSSFDPLRSSTFLVSGQLFNLVYGSAAISGFLAYDTVRIGGLVDVAQAFGLSLQEPGNFMEHAVFDGILGLSYPSLAFPGTNPVFDNLWRQGLIDQNLFAFYLSGNEEKGSVLMLGGVDPSYYSGQLTWVPVSKPSYWQIAMDSIAVNGKVIACDGGCQGIIDTGTSLLSGPPDHVLNIQKLIHAQPDDRGQYVVDCDTIDTLPDILFTINGVHYPVPASAYVRESHSHTCHSGFEGLDHPFHPETWVLGDIFLRLYFTVFDRANNRIGLAPAA from the exons ATGAAGGGGCTTGGGGTCCTGGGCCTCGTGGCCCTCTCCGAGTGCTTGGTCAC AATCCCCCTGATGAAGATCAAATCCATGCGAGAAAACCTGCAGGAAAACAACGTGTTGGATGATTATCTGGAGAAATATCCCTACAGCCTGGCCTACAAGTTTCTTGACAACCTTCCAGACCCAGGAGTAGCCTATGAACCCATGAGGAACTACCTGGAC GTGTCCTACGTGGGCATCGTCAGCATCGGCACGCCCCCCCAGGACTTCAAGGTTGTCCTGGACACGGGCTCTGCTGACCTGTGGGTGCCTTCCGTCTACTGCCGCAGCGGGGCCTGCAGTGA CCACAGCAGCTTCGACCCCCTGCGCTCCTCCACCTTCCTGGTCTCGGGCCAGCTCTTTAACCTGGTCTACGGCTCGGCGGCCATATCGGGATTTCTTGCCTATGACACGGTCAGG ATCGGGGGCCTTGTGGATGTGGCCCAAGCATTTGGCCTGAGCCTGCAGGAGCCTGGCAACTTCATGGAACACGCCGTCTTCGATGGCATCCTGGGCCTGAGCTACCCCAGCCTCGCCTTCCCGGGAACCAACCCCGTCTTTGACAACCTGTGGAGACAGGGCCTCATCGATCAGAACCTCTTTGCCTTCTACCTGAGCGG CAACGAGGAGAAGGGCAGCGTGCTGATGCTGGGCGGGGTGGACCCCTCCTACTACAGCGGGCAGCTTACCTGGGTGCCCGTGTCCAAGCCCTCCTACTGGCAGATAGCCATGGACAG CATCGCCGTAAACGGGAAGGTCATCGCCTGTGATGGTGGCTGCCAGGGCATCATCGACACTGGGACCTCGTTGCTGAGTGGCCCACCTGACCACGTCCTCAACATCCAAAAGCTCATCCACGCGCAGCCCGACGACCGCGGCCAG TATGTCGTGGATTGTGACACCATCGACACCCTGCCTGACATCCTCTTCACCATCAACGGCGTCCACTACCCCGTGCCAGCCAGCGCCTACGTCCGGGAG AGTCATTCCCACACCTGCCACAGCGGCTTTGAAGGTCTAGACCACCCGTTTCACCCCGAGACCTGGGTCCTGGGGGACATCTTCCTGAGACTCTACTTCACCGTTTTCGATCGGGCCAACAACAGAATCGGCCTGGCCCCTGCAGCCTGA